In Syngnathus typhle isolate RoL2023-S1 ecotype Sweden linkage group LG13, RoL_Styp_1.0, whole genome shotgun sequence, the sequence AATAAAGCAGCATTTTTAACATGAGTTCATTGATATAGCTTTCTTGTATTGTTGACGAAAATAGAAAGATGATTCAATTCAAATCAATTGCTCATTAAACTTAAATAACTATTCCTAAACAAGTGTATGGACATTGTTCTTGAAGACATAATGATGATATCTtgtcatcattttgtttttgctgttcaAGACAAAAGTGTTTTAAATTTAAAGTTACCATCTTATCTTTGCCAGAGCCTGTGGAGCTGTCAAAATGTGTGTTTGCGGACTCTCTGGTGACCATGTCAGAAGGGGGTCGAGACATCGGGAGGTTCTGCGTGTCAGTGGAGTTTGCCCACAGAGCCCATCAACCATGTATGCTGGTTCATGCTCAAAGCCAGGGGGCCATCGACAACTCCCCGTGTGGAACAACGGTGACAGGTGAACCGACCTCATAAAACTAGCCTgtacataaaaataaatgtggcaGACTGAATAACCATGGACACATAAGCGTCTTCTCTCAATTGGATGCAATGCTTCAGATTGCAGTATAATGTGTTTTTCTATTCCATGTTAGCCTACCTAACTGCTGACCTCGAGGTGTTGGAGGAGGACCACCACGAGTATGTCAAGGCAAGTCACGGAGTGTGTTACAGCACACACATTTGTGGCATACCTCCTGTATAATACTTTTAATGACTTGCATCTCTTTTTAGCTTGATGACCACATTTTGGACAAGCGGTGTCACATGGTGCAATGTGATggacaaatgagcattgataAAGTCACCACTGATGGAAAGGTGAGTTACAACTTAAATGCTACCAAAGGAAAAATGTTATTCGGGAAACTTGGAATCAGAATGTATCTGTGCTGCAGGTGATGGAcgtgcagtggcgtagccaagccggggcgagccggggtggcgccccggttaggactccctgcgccccggttgaaaaaaatcgagctttttcgattcttcattttcatgccgtttttttctttcggtcttcgcgaatgtgcttgcgctattctatgtgcgcgatgttatccattcaccgtttgcctcccggacccggatgttgttttagcgatcagcgaacggcgtgggtgatgttcgattttttttcccgtgGGCGCGCGCccatactggaaaaattcctggctatgCCACTGTGGACGTGTTATGTTGTGCTATTAATGGTTTCTATAATTTTAACATGACAGTCATGCTATGAGGTGGATTCAGTCAGGTAAATCCCAACTAAAGGCCCATGAACCAAATGCATGACATGTCCAGCGCAATAATAAAACTCAAGTTCCAGTTCACTGTAAGGTAGTTTGTGTATGTctttatgtgtgtttttgtccaGGAGGTGACAAGAGACAGTGTTTCATATTCCATGGATGCCCTCAGAGGCCTTGTAACGGAGGGTTCCAACTTCTTGCTCATGCGTCTTATTGTGTTGAGGAAGAAAGTCCCAGAGCATATGAATTTCATCTCTTTTGACCAGAAATTACGCATCAGATGGACGACTTTTGTGAGTGATTAAAAAACTGCTTGGTTTCACGTTCTGTAGGGctaaatatatatttagataCCATTGGGTTGTGAAAATTGGAGCTCTAGCCAACAATTACAGAACCACAAGTTTTTAACACTTTATTGGCTCTGCTGACGCTTAGCATCTGTTTTATCATCCTAATGTTGGCTCGCCAACTCgaagagagcgaaagagaaagACCAGAAACGGATATGTCGAGACATGTTCCAAACAGTTTTATCCATTCCCCTTTGTGCCCACTAGAGGTCACTCTTTCCTAGATGACTCGAGGCCGGTCTGCCTCTTCAAATCTCCTCTCTGACCATCCAGTGTGCAGTCCATTTTCTCCCTTATCATACGTTGGTTCTCTCTGTAATcccgcttcctcccacattcaagACATGAAGGTTAAGCAAATTCAAGTGAGTTTTTTTCCCATTGTAATCTTATGTTTGTGTTTCATCAGCGAGGACTAGAAGAGGAACAGATTGAGATTGAGGGGGAGACTGTGGAGGTCTTTGGAATGGAGAGAATTGTTCATTTTGTGGATGAAAGccctacaacatggcagtgTTACTTTTTACCTGATGGGTAAGATTCATTGCATCAATGcagaataaaatattaaatgataTCTAAATTGCAAATTTTGTCAAGCAAAGGGGGTGATCCCATCTGATAATTGACCATAATAGGCCTCACCACATCTATAAATCACAAGTGCATGCACTTGTGAAATGTGCACTCTTCCTGTGACCAAAAAAACCCACACCTAAAGTCATCAAGTATAGTGGAGATAATTGTTTGTTTAGGCATCTTGCTAGCAGATTGCAGGTGGGCTCTCCAGTTGTGATGAAACTACTGcagttgccttcacagaaagaGGAAGGTATTCACACCTATATTGCACAGAGTGTACTAATTCTATCACATAATGAACTGTGTTTATCAGTATGTTTGTTTTCTAATAGCTTATCACAAAATGCCCCTGGTGTGGGAAGAAGATATACAAATGCGTT encodes:
- the catip gene encoding ciliogenesis-associated TTC17-interacting protein isoform X2, whose product is MEAPDEVESPDYPLEETKRAKDDAEMVVSEEAITFLSLIEGGRDIGRFCVSVEFAHRAHQPCMLVHAQSQGAIDNSPCGTTVTAYLTADLEVLEEDHHEYVKLDDHILDKRCHMVQCDGQMSIDKVTTDGKEVTRDSVSYSMDALRGLVTEGSNFLLMRLIVLRKKVPEHMNFISFDQKLRIRWTTFRGLEEEQIEIEGETVEVFGMERIVHFVDESPTTWQCYFLPDGHLASRLQVGSPVVMKLLQLPSQKEEAYHKMPLVWEEDIQMRSKFLDRKEELKADHASYLKAHPEIRALISDFLQFLLLKKPNDVFQFAREYFLPFTLDTSQDS
- the catip gene encoding ciliogenesis-associated TTC17-interacting protein isoform X1, whose amino-acid sequence is MEAPDEVESPDYPLEETKRAKDDAEMVVSEEAITFLSLIEPVELSKCVFADSLVTMSEGGRDIGRFCVSVEFAHRAHQPCMLVHAQSQGAIDNSPCGTTVTAYLTADLEVLEEDHHEYVKLDDHILDKRCHMVQCDGQMSIDKVTTDGKEVTRDSVSYSMDALRGLVTEGSNFLLMRLIVLRKKVPEHMNFISFDQKLRIRWTTFRGLEEEQIEIEGETVEVFGMERIVHFVDESPTTWQCYFLPDGHLASRLQVGSPVVMKLLQLPSQKEEAYHKMPLVWEEDIQMRSKFLDRKEELKADHASYLKAHPEIRALISDFLQFLLLKKPNDVFQFAREYFLPFTLDTSQDS